Proteins from one Antennarius striatus isolate MH-2024 chromosome 12, ASM4005453v1, whole genome shotgun sequence genomic window:
- the LOC137605350 gene encoding germinal-center associated nuclear protein-like: protein MVGPPEAPTALLDITHSPTAQELLVNKVIQSLEEEKAENKRFFEQFQCWVDGEPVEHLSTALFIPSSTLLSMPTTITHPHTAGPRDAAGTQELDSDDPSDKANWLKTRPVSIARQARELEQQIWASREEEMACALKLSNLLSIVND from the exons ATGGTTGGGCCTCCTGAGGCTCCAACAGCCCTGCTGGACATCACACACTCCCCCACAGCTCAAGAGCTGCTGGTCAACAAAGTCATCCAAAGCTTAGAGGAGGAGAAAGCTGAAAACAAAAG GTTCTTTGAGCAGTTTCAGTGTTGGGTGGATGGTGAACCTGTGGAACACTTGTCCACAGCGCTGTTTATACCATCCTCCACCCTGCTGTCCATGCCCACAACCATAACACATCCCCACACAGCTGGACCTCGAGATGCTGCTGGCACACAG GAGTTGGACTCTGATGATCCGTCAGACAAAGCAAACTGGCTTAAAACCAGGCCTGTTTCTATTGCGAGGCAAGCGAGGGAACTGGAGCAACAGATCTGGGCCAGCCGAGAGGAAGAAATGGCCTGCGCACTGAAGCTTAGTAATCTGCTGTCCATTGTCAATGACTGa
- the LOC137605463 gene encoding trace amine-associated receptor 13c-like — MAEVLTLTTKVREQELLSYSSTSLSMIMAIIEEVQVCFPMLPNTSCRKPLQNRAETIFNYILLSCISVLTVILNLLVIMSISHFRQLHTSTNFLLLSLAISDFFVGLFVMPIQILQTGGCWFGGNFLCALYNYLAFILTSASVGNMVLISVDRYVAICDPLCYSRKVTVRRVQLCVGLCWACSVFYSGVIMMDFLKQPDRYNSCYGECIFVVDFITGAVDILVTFIGPVTVIIVLYMRVFVVAVSQARAMRSHVTSVTKRSSVCVTKKSERKAARTLGIVVLVFLICFCPNYYPSFTGEDNLSSDEFSVFALWLLYCNSCFNPVVYALFYPWFRRSMKLIVSFQILQPNSCDICIL, encoded by the exons ATGGCTGAGGTCCTCACCCTTACCACTAAGG TCAGagaacaagagctcctgagcTACTCATCTACTTCCCTCTCTATGATCATGGCAATCATTGAAGAGGTTCAGGTTTGCTTTCCAATGCTGCCCAACACCTCCTGTAGGAAACCATTGCAGAATCGTGCTGAGACCATTTTCAATTACATCCTGCTCTCTTGTatctctgtgctgactgtgATTCTCAACCTGCTGGTCATCATGTCTATCTCCCATTTCAG GCAGCTGCACACATCAACCAACTTCCTCCTTCTCTCGCTGGCAATCTCAGATTTCTTCGTTGGACTCTTTGTGATGCCAATTCAGATTTTACAGACAGGGGGCTGCTGGTTTGGGGGGAATTTCTTATGTGCACTCTATAATTATCTCGCTTTTATCCTTACATCTGCTTCAGTAGGAAACATGGTGCTCATATCAGTTGACCGTTATGTGGCCATTTGTGACCCTTTGTGTTACTCCAGAAAAGTCACTGTAAGAAGAGTTCAACtctgtgttggtctgtgttgggcctgttctgtgttctataGTGGTGTGATAATGATGGACTTTTTGAAACAGCCAGATAGATATAATTCCTGTTATGGagagtgtatttttgtagttgACTTTATAACTGGAGCTGTTGATATCCTGGTGACCTTTATCGGCCCCGTTACTGTAATTATAGTTTTGTACATGAGAGTTTTTGTGGTGGCTGTGTCTCAGGCCCGAGCCATGAGGTCTCATGTTACCTCTGTTACAAAACGGAGTTCAGTTTGTGTCACTAAGAAGTCTGAGAGAAAAGCAGCCAGAACTCTTGGTATTGTTGTGCTTGTATTTCTGATATGCTTCTGTCCAAATTATTATCCATCTTTTACGGGCGAAGACAATTTATCCAGTGATGAATTTTCAGTCTTTGCTCTCTGGTTACTTTATTGTAACTCCTGTTTCAATCCAGTGGTCTATGCTTTATTCTATCCCTGGTTTAGGAGATCTATGAAACTCATTGTTTCTTTTCAAATCTTGCAGCCTAATTCCTGTGACATCTGCATTCTGTAG
- the LOC137605465 gene encoding trace amine-associated receptor 13c-like — MVVVKEFELCFPQLLNISCRKPMQNLAKDIFLHVLLSCISVLTVILNLLVIISISHFKQLHTPTNLLLLSLAVSDFLVGILVMPIQIFHRRSCWFSGNMLCGLYGYSSFFLTSASVGNMVLISVDRYVAICDPLCYSRKVTLKRVQLCVGLCWACSVFYNGVILMDFMKNPDRYNSCYGDCVVLITSIKGAVDILVTFVGPVTVIIVLYMRVFVVAVSQARAMRSHVTAITKGSSVCVTKKSERKAARTLGIVVLVFLMCFCPYYYPSFAGEDNSASLEFSVFALWLLFCNSCLNPVVYALFYPWFRRSMKLIVTLQIVKLNSCNVNIL, encoded by the exons ATGGTAGTCGTTAAAGAATTTGAACTCTGCTTTCCCCAACTGCTCAACATCTCCTGTAGAAAGCCAATGCAGAATCTTGCTAAAGATATTTTTCTTCACGTCCTGCTGTCTTGTatctctgtgctgactgtgATTCTCAACCTGCTGGTCATCATTTCTATCTCCCACTTCAA GCAGCTCCACACACCAAccaatctcctcctcctctccctggcTGTCTCAGATTTCCTTGTTGGAATCCTGGTGATGCCTATTCAAATCTTCCACAGAAGGAGCTGCTGGTTTTCAGGGAACATGCTATGTGGACTGTATGGCTATAGTTCTTTTTTCCTTACATCTGCCTCAGTAGGAAACATGGTGCTCATATCAGTTGACCGATATGTGGCCATTTGTGACCCTTTGTGTTACTCCAGAAAAGTCACTTTAAAAAGAGTTCAACtctgtgttggtctgtgttgggcctgttctgtgttctataATGGTGTGATACTGATGGACTTCATGAAAAATCCAGACAGATATAATTCCTGTTATGGGGACTGTGTAGTTTTGATTACCTCCATAAAGGGAGCTGTTGATATCCTGGTGACCTTTGTTGGCCCCGTTACTGTAATTATAGTTTTGTATATGAGAGTTTTTGTGGTGGCTGTGTCTCAGGCCCGAGCCATGAGGTCTCATGTTACCGCTATTACAAAAGGGAGTTCAGTTTGTGTCACTAAGAAGTCTGAGAGAAAAGCAGCCAGAACTCTTGGTATTGTTGTGCTTGtatttctgatgtgtttttgtcCATATTATTATCCATCTTTTGCTGGCGAAGACAATTCAGCCAGTTTAGAGTTTTCAGTCTTTGCTCTCTGGTTACTTTTTTGTAACTCCTGTTTAAATCCAGTGGTCTATGCTTTATTCTATCCCTGGTTTAGGAGATCTATGAAACTCATTGTTACACTTCAGATCGTGAAACTTAACTCTTGCAATGTCAACATATTGTAG
- the LOC137605296 gene encoding trace amine-associated receptor 13c-like, with translation MTVIEEAELCFPQLLNTSCRKPVQNHRDNVLLHILLSCISVLTVALNLLVIISVSHFRQLHTPTNLLLLSLAVSDFFVGLLMMPFKILQTGGCWLLGTVICGMSCYCSFILTYSTVGNMVLISVDRYVAICDPLCYSRKVTVKRVQLCIGLCWACSVFYSGVILMDFLKHPNRHNSCYGECVVIISFISGAVDVLVTFVGPITVIIVLYMRVFVVAVSQARAMRSHVTSVTQQRSVCVTKKSERKAARTLGIVVLVFLICFCPYFYPSFAGQDMSTSLDFSIFAVWLLYCNSCLNPVVYALFYPWFRRSMKLIATLQIVQPDSCNANIL, from the exons ATGACAGTCATTGAAGAAGCTGAACTCTGCTTTCCACAACTGCTCAACACCTCCTGTAGAAAGCCAGTGCAGAATCATAGAGACAATGTTTTACTTCACATCCTATTGTCGTGTatctctgtgctgactgtggCTCTCAACTTGCTGGTCATCATCTCTGTCTCCCACTTCAG GCAGCTCCACACACCAACcaacctccttctcctctcactGGCTGTTTCAGATTTCTTTGTTGGACTTCTGATGATGCCTTTTAAAATCCTCCAGACAGGGGGCTGCTGGTTATTGGGCACTGTGATATGTGGAATGTCTTGCTACTGTTCTTTTATCCTTACATATTCCACAGTAGGAAACATGGTGCTCATATCAGTTGACCGATATGTGGCCATTTGTGACCCTTTGTGTTACTCCAGAAAAGTCACTGTAAAAAGAGTTCAACTCTGTATTGGTCTGTGTTGggcctgttctgtgttctataGTGGTGTGATACTGATGGACTTCCTAAAACATCCAAATAGGCATAATTCCTGCTATGGCGAGTGTGTTGTTATAATTTCCTTTATAAGTGGAGCTGTCGATGTCCTGGTGACCTTTGTTGGCCCCATTACTGTAATAATAGTTTTGTACATGAGAGTTTTTGTGGTGGCTGTGTCTCAGGCCCGAGCCATGAGGTCTCATGTTACCTCTGTTACACAACAGCGTTCAGTTTGTGTCACTAAGAAGTCTGAGAGAAAAGCAGCCAGAACTCTTGGTATTGTTGTGCTTGTATTTCTGATATGTTTTTGTCCATACTTCTATCCATCTTTTGCAGGCCAAGACATGTCAACTAGTTTGGATTTCTCAATTTTTGCTGTCTGGCTACTTTATTGTAACTCCTGTTTAAATCCAGTGGTCTATGCTTTATTCTATCCCTGGTTTAGGAGATCTATGAAACTCATTGCTACGCTTCAGATCGTGCAACCTGACTCTTGCAATGCCAACATATTGTAG